A single region of the Salipaludibacillus sp. LMS25 genome encodes:
- a CDS encoding squalene/phytoene synthase family protein, translated as MKNEKQLHKDAMGQLKKTSRTFYIPITLLEPTLKKTVASAYLCMRAIDEIEDNEKLEPSTKSHLLSKTSTLLNNTFNNDAYLELIDPYKQLLPEVTLRLGDWLSVCPADIVEKVKESTSTMAQGMAKWAEKNWDIQTKEDLDDYTYYVAGLVGVMLSDIWEWRDGTKTDRNFAIAYGRGLQTVNILRNQEEDKERGISFIPNNWNSDDTFQYAEANLALGDEYMKDITSKNISLFCKIPLELAKRTLKVLKSGREKMSRDEVNQTVEDIKNYHYH; from the coding sequence ATGAAAAATGAGAAACAACTACATAAAGACGCGATGGGGCAATTAAAAAAAACAAGTAGGACCTTTTACATTCCAATTACATTATTAGAACCCACATTAAAAAAGACAGTGGCTTCCGCCTATTTATGTATGCGGGCAATTGACGAAATTGAAGACAATGAGAAACTGGAACCATCGACAAAATCTCATCTTCTTTCTAAAACAAGTACTTTATTAAACAACACGTTTAACAATGACGCATACCTTGAACTAATTGATCCATACAAACAACTGCTCCCTGAAGTCACGTTAAGACTAGGAGACTGGCTTTCAGTTTGCCCTGCAGATATTGTGGAAAAAGTGAAGGAATCTACAAGTACTATGGCTCAAGGCATGGCAAAATGGGCCGAAAAAAATTGGGATATTCAAACGAAAGAAGATTTAGACGACTACACCTATTATGTAGCCGGCCTTGTTGGTGTTATGCTTTCTGATATTTGGGAATGGCGAGATGGCACGAAAACTGACAGAAACTTTGCTATCGCATACGGCCGAGGTTTACAAACAGTGAACATACTTCGCAACCAAGAAGAAGATAAAGAGCGGGGAATTTCATTTATACCTAATAATTGGAATAGTGATGATACCTTTCAGTATGCTGAAGCCAACCTTGCCCTCGGAGATGAATACATGAAGGATATAACTAGTAAAAATATAAGTCTCTTTTGCAAAATCCCTCTAGAATTAGCCAAGAGAACACTTAAGGTGCTAAAGTCTGGGCGCGAAAAAATGTCTAGAGATGAAGTAAATCAAACGGTTGAGGATATTAAAAACTATCATTATCACTAA
- a CDS encoding YesL family protein has product MSLNERGINMEMPGVMGGFFRISEWIMRFAYANLVWLLFTLMGGVILGVFPATIALFTLTRKWLRGEPDTPVFSTFFITFKQEFIKGNLFALTFAAITYVLFIDFQYLAIVTGNLYMFLLFTFILVAILFIILFMYIFPVYVHFQLSFINYLKYALLIGITNLHLTIGTGVILALFYYVLMLIPGLIPFFAVSLPAYVTMWSANTAFKLLERKKEKILAKEETRLQAE; this is encoded by the coding sequence ATGAGCTTGAATGAAAGAGGGATAAATATGGAAATGCCAGGTGTGATGGGTGGATTTTTTCGAATTAGTGAATGGATCATGCGATTTGCTTATGCTAATTTGGTTTGGCTCTTATTCACCTTGATGGGCGGTGTTATTTTAGGTGTTTTCCCAGCAACCATTGCCTTATTTACATTAACGAGAAAATGGCTTAGAGGTGAACCAGATACTCCGGTATTCTCCACATTTTTCATCACGTTCAAACAAGAATTTATTAAAGGTAATTTATTCGCTCTAACCTTTGCTGCTATCACTTATGTTCTCTTTATTGATTTTCAATATTTAGCGATTGTGACCGGAAACCTCTACATGTTTCTTTTATTTACCTTTATCCTTGTAGCGATATTATTTATTATTTTATTCATGTATATTTTTCCCGTATATGTGCATTTCCAATTGTCTTTTATAAACTATTTAAAATATGCTTTACTAATAGGGATTACAAACCTTCACCTTACAATTGGGACAGGTGTCATACTCGCTCTTTTTTATTATGTGCTTATGCTCATACCAGGATTGATTCCTTTTTTCGCGGTGAGTCTTCCTGCTTATGTGACGATGTGGTCCGCTAATACTGCCTTTAAATTATTAGAGCGTAAAAAGGAAAAGATACTAGCTAAAGAAGAAACTCGCCTACAAGCCGAGTGA
- a CDS encoding ABC transporter ATP-binding protein, with amino-acid sequence MLLQAKQVMKQYPNTAGPVVKTTSITIERGTIHVIRGKSGSGKSTILSMLGGMEPPTTGEVIVDRNSLYQLSDKKQAKIRGEQFGFVFQSFHLVPEMTVEENIVLPLRFTKRAIHKEKVHALAEQLGIVEKLSVRPAFLSGGQQQRVAIARSMIAEPKIIFADEPTGNLDQETSKVVIEQLTKLCKKNKQALVVVTHEKSLIKSPDNLYWMEDGVLKEVTP; translated from the coding sequence ATGTTATTGCAAGCAAAACAAGTGATGAAACAATATCCAAATACCGCAGGCCCTGTTGTCAAAACAACATCAATTACCATAGAAAGAGGAACAATTCATGTCATCCGAGGTAAAAGTGGCTCGGGGAAATCGACCATATTAAGCATGCTAGGTGGAATGGAGCCGCCAACAACGGGGGAGGTAATTGTTGATAGGAATTCCCTGTATCAGTTATCTGATAAAAAACAAGCAAAAATAAGAGGGGAACAATTCGGATTTGTATTTCAGTCATTTCATCTTGTTCCTGAAATGACCGTTGAAGAGAATATTGTATTACCTCTTCGCTTTACGAAACGTGCCATACATAAAGAAAAGGTACATGCTTTAGCTGAACAACTAGGTATTGTTGAAAAATTGTCGGTGCGTCCTGCCTTCTTATCTGGTGGCCAACAACAACGAGTAGCTATTGCTCGGTCCATGATTGCTGAACCGAAAATTATTTTTGCAGATGAACCTACGGGAAACCTTGATCAAGAAACGAGTAAGGTCGTTATTGAGCAATTGACAAAACTATGCAAGAAAAATAAACAAGCACTCGTTGTGGTAACACACGAAAAATCACTCATTAAATCCCCCGATAATCTGTATTGGATGGAAGACGGTGTATTAAAGGAAGTGACACCTTGA
- a CDS encoding ABC transporter permease, producing MMKLAFATLLRRRRWFLLLLAMTTLSIVAVISIFTASETIKISILERNYDKHGKFHAVVVDANDEVIEKISQASFVEAVGQVNLLGTTYIDQAQTREVTVGSFDEEAVRLGRLNLVEGRMPENAGEIALEFFYAQTSDRLSALGDEAVVTIAGEKQQVEVVGIVENYIHQWPQSGETVRGINDFPNVFLSETDMAQYKEFQTNVLVTYAGHPTRVQDRFTGLDLILSSNDIEIFEHTYLFHSLYLYDSLSKATLLFQLLVLLAVTLCMLSLFSFYFQDQSQKLAIFRAYGATKKEMYQLVSCQSGLIFMISTGLALPFVLLVHHGMTAIAYDASSFLSINFHTLIVWACVLFSLILTTALIMVFLLRKRSISSLLREVKCLQMKQNKEIISNRFPWFGRQIILQIIQSWKQAFITVICIIAVIVYAVLGVYSIQQTEVLNPMEDSIEDVTYSLYSQVVHIGDTLHGFYYTSQLGSSFSPADTHLLKKTPGIAFVDNQPFMMDTQILLLDDQLTPTLRNIVVEELNQEQSFLEMEEGLLDRPSKRDLKIAEDLYAIPHNLVEYVVVDEKKYEQIYKKYFGTNGDYLAFKEKELILFVPEDEEQLQSLIGETVQFGQLRLNEDEDFQFRHWDYKVQQVYAGVFSLDITDRIEQTREAPIVIVLDHEKAIEHGLVEGYQFVSVYLDEDVTVAEKEEIESKSIDLASTVPTGIFSDWAQEEQEEKHFFSFIKIISYFMLTVTLILSAVSIGVMMFSRFMVRRQKWGLYLAAGMTRSQMRMIVFGELFVYWLLSTIISLPILFCYIKRMFDQVNPALFLANTGAVFVSGLIIFTIIGIALNRFMTSHSILSLLRVTE from the coding sequence ATGATGAAGCTTGCGTTTGCCACGTTGTTGCGGCGAAGGCGTTGGTTTTTGTTATTACTAGCCATGACAACACTATCCATTGTTGCCGTTATTTCAATTTTTACGGCAAGTGAAACGATCAAAATATCCATATTAGAGCGCAATTATGATAAACATGGAAAATTTCATGCAGTCGTCGTAGATGCAAATGATGAAGTAATCGAAAAAATATCACAAGCTTCCTTTGTAGAGGCAGTGGGCCAAGTAAACCTTCTGGGTACAACCTATATTGATCAAGCACAAACGCGAGAAGTAACTGTTGGTTCATTTGATGAAGAAGCGGTTCGATTAGGTCGATTGAATCTGGTTGAAGGTAGAATGCCTGAGAATGCTGGCGAAATTGCTTTGGAATTTTTTTATGCTCAAACCTCAGATCGCTTATCTGCACTTGGTGATGAAGCGGTAGTAACGATTGCCGGGGAAAAGCAACAGGTGGAGGTGGTAGGAATTGTTGAAAACTATATTCATCAATGGCCCCAATCTGGAGAAACGGTACGTGGTATCAATGATTTCCCGAATGTTTTTCTGAGTGAAACTGATATGGCTCAATATAAAGAATTCCAAACGAATGTGTTGGTCACATATGCAGGCCATCCAACTCGTGTACAAGATCGATTTACAGGGTTAGATTTAATATTATCTTCCAATGATATAGAAATATTTGAGCATACTTATTTATTTCATAGTCTTTACCTGTACGATTCTCTCTCTAAAGCAACACTTTTGTTTCAACTGTTAGTGCTTTTAGCTGTCACACTGTGCATGCTAAGTTTATTTTCATTTTATTTCCAAGACCAATCACAAAAACTCGCAATTTTTCGTGCTTATGGTGCAACAAAAAAAGAAATGTATCAACTTGTCAGTTGTCAAAGTGGGCTCATTTTCATGATAAGTACCGGACTGGCATTACCCTTTGTATTGTTAGTCCATCATGGAATGACAGCCATTGCCTATGATGCGTCTTCATTTTTATCTATTAATTTTCACACGTTAATCGTTTGGGCGTGTGTGTTATTTAGTTTAATCCTAACCACAGCCCTTATCATGGTTTTTTTGTTACGTAAACGATCCATTTCCTCTTTGTTACGAGAGGTTAAATGTTTACAAATGAAGCAAAATAAGGAAATCATCTCTAATCGTTTTCCGTGGTTCGGACGTCAAATAATATTGCAAATTATTCAGTCATGGAAACAGGCGTTCATCACGGTAATTTGTATCATTGCTGTCATTGTGTATGCTGTGTTAGGTGTGTATTCGATACAACAGACTGAAGTATTGAATCCCATGGAAGATTCTATTGAAGATGTAACATATTCATTGTATTCACAAGTGGTTCATATAGGGGATACGCTACATGGCTTTTATTATACGAGTCAACTTGGATCATCCTTCTCGCCTGCAGATACACATTTACTTAAAAAAACACCAGGGATTGCTTTTGTTGATAACCAACCCTTTATGATGGACACACAAATATTGTTGCTAGATGATCAACTGACTCCTACATTACGGAATATAGTTGTTGAAGAACTTAATCAGGAACAGTCTTTTTTAGAAATGGAAGAAGGATTACTAGATCGTCCTTCAAAAAGGGATCTCAAAATTGCTGAAGACCTTTATGCGATCCCTCATAATTTAGTGGAATATGTTGTTGTCGATGAAAAAAAATATGAACAGATTTATAAAAAATATTTCGGAACAAATGGGGACTATCTAGCTTTTAAAGAAAAAGAATTAATTTTATTTGTCCCTGAAGATGAAGAACAGCTCCAGTCTTTAATCGGTGAAACAGTACAATTTGGTCAATTGCGTCTAAATGAAGATGAGGATTTTCAATTCAGACATTGGGATTACAAAGTCCAACAGGTTTATGCAGGAGTATTTAGTCTTGATATTACAGATCGCATTGAACAAACTCGTGAGGCACCAATTGTCATTGTATTGGATCATGAAAAAGCAATTGAACATGGTTTAGTTGAAGGATACCAGTTTGTAAGTGTCTACTTAGATGAGGACGTTACAGTAGCAGAGAAAGAGGAAATTGAATCAAAATCCATTGATCTAGCATCAACGGTCCCGACAGGTATATTCAGCGATTGGGCTCAAGAGGAACAAGAGGAAAAACACTTCTTCAGTTTTATAAAAATTATTAGTTACTTCATGCTCACTGTTACCCTCATTCTATCTGCTGTCAGTATTGGTGTCATGATGTTTAGTCGTTTTATGGTAAGACGTCAAAAGTGGGGACTCTACCTAGCCGCAGGGATGACGAGAAGTCAGATGCGCATGATTGTATTTGGTGAACTTTTTGTTTATTGGTTGCTTTCTACCATCATCAGTCTACCTATTCTTTTCTGCTATATTAAAAGAATGTTCGACCAAGTGAACCCTGCGTTGTTTTTAGCAAACACTGGCGCTGTATTCGTTAGTGGTTTGATCATATTTACAATCATTGGAATAGCATTGAATCGTTTCATGACCAGCCATTCGATATTGTCTTTGCTTCGTGTTACCGAGTAA
- a CDS encoding IS256 family transposase, whose product MTTSIGQESLENQLDHMVRDFVKEKLEVIMKEEMTNFFDHEHPELKNAKNGHDKRQLDTKYGRIDSLQVPRDRDNAFQTEMFQPYERHQAWLGETIIQMYQKGMSTREISHFLERILGHTYSPTTISNITDVVGEDIESWQQRELQKRYSVVYLDGTYLKLRRDDVANEVVYVVVGVTEEGYREILGFYVGGKESALGWKEILLDLYERGAKEVLLGIFDGLPGLEEAMKEVYPKADIQRCVVHKVRNALNVARKKDQSAMAEDLKPIYQANTRGEADKCFQAFKETWSKKYPKVVQSWERDLDVLLTFLQYPSSIQPMIYTTNIIERTMKEIKKRTKTMNSLPTEKAAEKIVYLQSVEYNERWAQRKLRGFSTAQPVLQDLFKKRYGTED is encoded by the coding sequence ATGACTACTAGTATAGGACAAGAATCACTAGAAAATCAACTAGATCACATGGTGCGTGACTTCGTGAAAGAAAAACTAGAAGTGATCATGAAAGAAGAAATGACAAACTTCTTTGATCACGAACACCCAGAGTTAAAAAACGCAAAGAATGGTCATGACAAGCGTCAATTGGACACGAAGTATGGTCGAATCGATTCTTTACAAGTCCCACGTGATCGTGATAATGCCTTCCAAACGGAGATGTTTCAGCCTTATGAACGCCACCAAGCATGGCTAGGCGAAACGATCATTCAAATGTATCAAAAAGGCATGAGCACGCGAGAAATCAGCCATTTCCTTGAGCGTATCTTGGGTCATACCTATTCGCCAACGACGATCAGTAACATCACCGACGTCGTGGGAGAAGATATCGAATCATGGCAACAACGAGAGCTTCAAAAGCGTTATTCCGTCGTCTATTTAGACGGAACGTATCTCAAGCTACGACGAGATGATGTCGCCAACGAAGTCGTTTATGTCGTGGTTGGCGTGACCGAAGAAGGCTACCGAGAAATCCTTGGATTCTATGTCGGTGGGAAAGAAAGTGCGCTTGGTTGGAAGGAAATCCTCCTAGACCTCTATGAAAGAGGCGCAAAAGAAGTTCTCCTCGGGATCTTTGACGGGTTACCTGGTTTAGAAGAAGCGATGAAGGAAGTCTATCCAAAAGCGGATATCCAACGCTGCGTCGTGCATAAAGTTCGAAATGCCCTTAATGTAGCACGTAAAAAGGATCAATCGGCCATGGCGGAAGATCTTAAACCGATCTACCAGGCAAACACGAGAGGGGAAGCTGACAAGTGCTTTCAAGCATTCAAAGAAACCTGGTCAAAGAAATACCCGAAAGTCGTTCAATCATGGGAACGAGACCTGGATGTTCTTTTGACTTTTCTTCAGTATCCGTCATCGATTCAGCCGATGATTTATACCACGAACATCATCGAACGAACGATGAAAGAGATCAAGAAGCGAACCAAGACAATGAACAGTTTACCGACAGAAAAAGCGGCAGAAAAGATAGTTTACCTTCAATCCGTTGAATACAACGAGAGATGGGCCCAGCGGAAACTAAGAGGTTTCAGCACGGCTCAGCCGGTTTTACAAGATCTATTCAAAAAGCGTTATGGAACAGAAGACTAA
- a CDS encoding UxaA family hydrolase, translating to MHFDAGQMISEKNKQELMDEFFDYMLDIASGTVKARNEQFGFKEISIF from the coding sequence ATCCACTTTGATGCAGGACAAATGATTAGCGAAAAAAATAAGCAGGAACTGATGGATGAATTTTTCGATTACATGTTAGATATTGCTTCTGGAACGGTAAAGGCCAGAAATGAGCAATTTGGCTTCAAGGAGATCTCCATTTTTTAA
- a CDS encoding UxaA family hydrolase, with protein MLHPNTAAILVMGLGCENNHIAEFKKVLGDYDEERVKFIAVQESGDEISEVLDLVEELVD; from the coding sequence GTGCTGCATCCAAATACTGCTGCTATTTTAGTCATGGGACTGGGCTGTGAGAACAATCATATTGCTGAATTTAAAAAGGTTCTCGGCGATTATGATGAAGAGCGTGTCAAATTCATTGCGGTGCAAGAAAGTGGTGATGAAATTAGTGAAGTACTTGATTTAGTTGAAGAGCTAGTGGATTAA
- a CDS encoding cyclic-phosphate processing receiver domain-containing protein, with product MTEINVFLDDYRTCPPDYLLVETIDECLDTLQQNEVNHLSLDHDLENKHRNGFMLVEMMVSQQLFAKSITIHSANASGGKAMYYFLKQAQANSQIPPTILIKLRPLPLR from the coding sequence ATGACTGAAATCAATGTTTTTCTTGATGATTACAGAACTTGCCCGCCAGACTATTTATTAGTTGAGACGATTGATGAGTGTTTAGACACGTTACAACAGAATGAAGTGAATCATCTGTCTCTTGATCACGATTTGGAAAACAAGCATCGAAACGGCTTCATGCTTGTTGAAATGATGGTTTCCCAGCAGTTATTTGCAAAATCAATCACGATACATTCCGCCAACGCAAGCGGAGGAAAAGCAATGTACTACTTCTTAAAACAAGCCCAAGCAAATTCCCAAATCCCCCCTACTATTCTTATTAAACTACGCCCTCTTCCTTTACGTTAA
- a CDS encoding pyridoxamine 5'-phosphate oxidase family protein, translating to MSERPFEKIVATEEELRNVIGTPSKVANQKVVSYLDHHCRSFLALSPFVIISTANNSGSCDASPRGDQPGFVHVIDDHHLVIPERPGNRRGDSLTNIMENSHIGLLFMIPGLGETLRVNGKACVTTDERLLSEMAVNDNIPSLGIGVKVEECFIHCAKAFIRPSLWKPDSWLNNKDRPSAAKILKDHVKDNTLTENDMSELLKESYEKRLY from the coding sequence CGTTTGAAAAAATTGTGGCGACAGAAGAAGAACTAAGAAATGTGATAGGAACTCCTAGTAAAGTGGCGAATCAAAAAGTCGTGTCCTATTTAGATCATCATTGTCGGTCGTTTTTGGCATTATCTCCATTTGTCATCATATCAACGGCTAATAACAGTGGATCATGTGATGCTTCACCACGAGGAGATCAGCCAGGCTTTGTTCATGTAATAGATGATCATCATCTTGTTATTCCTGAAAGACCGGGAAATCGCCGGGGTGATTCTTTAACCAATATTATGGAAAATTCTCACATCGGCTTGCTGTTTATGATACCTGGCCTTGGAGAAACATTAAGAGTAAACGGAAAGGCGTGTGTCACGACTGATGAGAGATTATTAAGCGAAATGGCTGTGAATGATAATATCCCCTCCCTAGGTATCGGAGTGAAAGTTGAGGAATGCTTTATTCACTGCGCCAAAGCGTTCATACGTCCCTCTCTTTGGAAGCCAGATTCATGGCTTAATAATAAGGATAGACCCTCTGCCGCCAAAATATTAAAAGATCATGTAAAAGATAACACACTGACTGAAAACGATATGTCTGAATTATTAAAAGAAAGCTATGAAAAAAGGCTTTACTAA